Proteins found in one Erythrobacter sp. 3-20A1M genomic segment:
- a CDS encoding LysR family transcriptional regulator produces MPTSRSDLADLTYFLAIVRAGTFRRAATELGVSPSALSHAMRGLEERLGVRLLNRTNRSVTLTAAGEELRDSVGQPFDLIDSAIERLNRFRESPSGRIRLNVVEDAAELLVAPVMAEFTRRYPDVELEILSSNRLVDIVADGYDAGIRFGGTIPEDMIARDLSAPLRWVVVAAPSYLEAHGTPEFLTDIAKHRCLRIRSGDHTVFDWELAGEDRGVVEVATPGQITLNESRSMLTMALDGVGLMYGIEALVRPHLDAGTLVPVLKQHWLTGDGFQIYWPGRRQVPTGLRLLVDCIRELQPLGL; encoded by the coding sequence ATGCCGACCAGTCGCTCCGACCTCGCCGATCTCACCTACTTCCTCGCGATCGTTCGGGCGGGCACCTTCCGGCGCGCCGCGACCGAGCTTGGCGTCAGCCCGTCGGCGCTCAGTCACGCAATGCGTGGATTGGAAGAGCGGCTTGGCGTGCGTCTGCTCAACCGCACCAACCGTTCGGTAACGCTGACCGCGGCGGGCGAGGAATTGCGCGACAGCGTCGGCCAGCCCTTCGACCTGATTGATAGCGCGATCGAGCGACTCAACCGGTTCCGCGAAAGCCCGTCCGGCCGCATTCGACTCAATGTCGTCGAGGACGCTGCCGAGCTGCTTGTTGCGCCGGTGATGGCCGAGTTCACAAGGCGCTATCCCGACGTGGAATTGGAGATCCTCTCGTCCAACCGGCTCGTTGATATCGTCGCGGACGGATACGATGCGGGCATCCGCTTCGGCGGCACCATCCCCGAGGACATGATCGCGCGCGATCTTTCCGCGCCATTGCGTTGGGTGGTGGTGGCGGCCCCCTCCTACCTCGAAGCGCACGGCACGCCAGAGTTCCTAACGGACATTGCAAAGCATCGCTGTCTGCGCATCCGCAGCGGCGACCATACCGTGTTCGACTGGGAGCTCGCGGGCGAGGATCGCGGCGTGGTGGAGGTCGCGACGCCCGGACAGATCACGCTCAACGAGTCGCGCTCGATGTTGACCATGGCGCTGGATGGCGTGGGGCTGATGTATGGGATCGAGGCACTTGTGCGCCCACATCTTGATGCCGGAACGCTGGTGCCGGTGTTGAAGCAGCACTGGCTGACCGGCGACGGCTTCCAGATATACTGGCCGGGCCGCCGGCAGGTGCCCACCGGCCTCCGCCTTCTGGTCGATTGCATAAGGGAGCTGCAACCGCTCGGCCTGTGA
- a CDS encoding cupin domain-containing protein: MKLTRLNQQETQKAPAENFAGGDVYLSGSFAGEGDARVTGATVTFTLGARSNWHTHPLGQTLLVIDGVGWTQCEGEDIVEIRAGDIIWCPPGHKHWHGASKGQAMTHIAIQEAKDGVAVNWLEPVSDEDYEKGPPS, translated from the coding sequence ATGAAACTTACCCGTCTCAACCAGCAGGAAACCCAGAAAGCCCCAGCGGAGAATTTTGCGGGCGGCGACGTCTACCTCTCCGGCAGCTTCGCCGGTGAGGGGGATGCGCGCGTGACCGGCGCGACCGTGACCTTCACGCTCGGCGCGCGTTCGAACTGGCATACCCACCCGCTCGGCCAGACCTTGCTCGTCATAGACGGCGTCGGCTGGACGCAGTGCGAGGGCGAGGACATCGTCGAGATCCGCGCGGGCGACATCATCTGGTGCCCGCCCGGCCACAAGCATTGGCACGGCGCGAGCAAGGGCCAGGCGATGACGCATATCGCGATCCAGGAAGCCAAGGACGGCGTCGCGGTGAACTGGCTCGAGCCGGTCAGCGACGAGGATTACGAGAAAGGGCCGCCATCATGA
- a CDS encoding tautomerase family protein, giving the protein MPHIAAKMHAGRSDAEKRALAEALTSAVIDTLGYGPDAVSVAIEDVAPSDWMGTVYHPEIASNEERLFKRPGYGPLTQQGENT; this is encoded by the coding sequence ATGCCCCATATCGCCGCTAAAATGCACGCTGGTCGATCCGACGCCGAGAAGCGCGCGCTCGCCGAAGCGCTGACCAGCGCGGTCATCGACACGCTCGGCTACGGTCCGGACGCGGTCTCGGTCGCGATCGAGGATGTCGCGCCATCCGACTGGATGGGCACGGTCTACCACCCCGAAATTGCTTCAAACGAAGAGCGGCTGTTCAAGCGACCGGGCTACGGACCGCTAACCCAGCAAGGAGAGAACACATGA
- a CDS encoding phospholipase D-like domain-containing protein, with protein sequence MLIAIPAFRLSSKVSIDKGRAWSVIDEMIFLALNRQPLSIAHLARDANLPRQLIVASIARLMRFRLIELSVRSDGALFRASAYGQEIVTAGRPLPFFPTRETRRVSCVIERATGGFFPTAQVRIGSEHALRSDPDPDIRLIMVEGGGPSMSHEANLARLSQVAARGWEEQLAYIDGRTASLHSEFMLVRVVDGVPRNLPDNASATLRDIVDEAIARPLGTTQVQIGYGGPSAEPDPTPVTHVCEFDPADLVIGGSAQLECFKTLLETACSRVIIHSTFLDHNRFRALFTEIRAACLRGVSFDLLWGADNLDEEETHNTAEAVEIAKIVREDRDLARRFRVHMRSTRSHAKLLLADTQDGGWIAAVGSCNWLSSPFRAVELTAVLRDSRVVADVTTALQRLVGRRGLSDDIATEMAIVTRELRRHEPREGNAQITLLLGESHDEMMRLATGDAEARVLVGCHRLGSTARPGVVLQAEAAVERANIDVTLLYTRSSGPLKNRHARKLAEEAADNGVRLIKAGEIPLHGKFVAWDDDDLIVTSLNWASAASDVDFPQGDIGVHLHSPGIAATATHALETIFPEIAVSAEAV encoded by the coding sequence ATGCTGATCGCGATCCCGGCCTTTCGCCTTTCCTCGAAAGTGAGCATCGACAAGGGCCGTGCCTGGAGCGTCATCGACGAGATGATCTTCCTGGCCTTGAACCGCCAGCCCCTCTCGATCGCGCATCTCGCGCGCGACGCGAACCTGCCTCGTCAGCTTATCGTCGCCTCAATCGCGCGGCTGATGCGCTTTCGCCTGATCGAACTCAGCGTGCGCAGCGACGGGGCCTTGTTCCGCGCCAGCGCCTACGGCCAGGAGATCGTCACGGCGGGGCGACCGCTGCCCTTCTTCCCAACCCGGGAGACCCGACGGGTCAGCTGTGTCATCGAGCGCGCCACTGGCGGCTTCTTTCCGACAGCTCAGGTCCGCATCGGCTCAGAGCATGCGCTACGTAGCGATCCCGATCCCGACATCCGCCTGATCATGGTTGAAGGCGGCGGCCCCTCGATGTCGCACGAGGCCAACCTCGCGCGCCTCTCCCAGGTCGCGGCGCGCGGCTGGGAAGAGCAGCTAGCCTATATCGACGGACGCACCGCCTCTCTCCACAGTGAGTTCATGCTCGTCCGCGTCGTCGACGGCGTGCCGCGCAACCTCCCCGACAATGCCTCCGCCACCTTGCGCGACATCGTCGACGAGGCGATCGCACGCCCGCTTGGCACGACCCAGGTCCAGATCGGCTATGGCGGTCCTTCCGCCGAGCCCGATCCAACGCCCGTCACCCATGTTTGCGAGTTCGACCCGGCCGATCTCGTCATTGGCGGGTCCGCCCAGCTCGAATGCTTCAAGACCCTGCTCGAGACGGCCTGCAGCCGCGTCATCATCCACTCGACCTTTCTCGACCATAACCGCTTCCGGGCGCTGTTCACCGAGATCCGCGCGGCCTGCCTGCGCGGTGTCAGCTTCGACCTGCTTTGGGGCGCCGACAATCTCGATGAGGAAGAAACCCACAACACCGCCGAGGCCGTCGAGATCGCCAAGATCGTGCGGGAGGACCGCGACCTCGCCCGACGCTTCCGCGTCCATATGCGCAGTACCCGCTCGCACGCCAAGCTGTTGCTCGCCGATACCCAGGACGGTGGCTGGATCGCCGCGGTCGGATCATGCAACTGGCTCTCGAGCCCGTTCCGCGCGGTCGAACTGACTGCGGTCCTGCGCGACTCGCGCGTCGTCGCTGACGTCACCACCGCCCTCCAGCGGCTGGTCGGCCGCCGAGGCCTCTCCGACGATATCGCGACCGAGATGGCGATCGTCACCCGCGAGCTGCGCCGGCACGAGCCGCGCGAAGGTAATGCGCAGATCACCCTGCTACTCGGCGAGAGCCATGATGAAATGATGCGATTAGCGACCGGCGACGCGGAAGCCCGGGTCTTGGTCGGCTGCCATCGCCTTGGGTCTACGGCCCGGCCCGGCGTCGTCCTCCAGGCAGAGGCCGCGGTCGAGCGCGCGAATATCGATGTGACGCTGCTCTACACCCGCTCATCGGGGCCGCTTAAGAATCGCCACGCGCGTAAGCTCGCCGAAGAGGCGGCGGACAATGGCGTGCGCTTGATCAAGGCAGGCGAAATCCCGCTCCACGGCAAGTTCGTCGCTTGGGACGACGACGACCTGATCGTCACAAGCCTAAACTGGGCGTCCGCGGCCAGCGATGTCGATTTTCCGCAGGGCGATATCGGCGTCCATCTCCACTCTCCGGGCATTGCCGCCACCGCGACCCACGCGCTCGAGACGATCTTTCCGGAGATCGCCGTGTCAGCCGAGGCGGTCTGA
- a CDS encoding aldo/keto reductase: protein MILEETYTLNNGVTIPKIGFGTWLIDDGEVEAAVGHALDVGYRHIDTAQAYENERGVGAAIRSSTIARDDIFVTSKLAAEVKSLEEARTAIDGSLKEMGLDTIDLMIIHSPQPWANFREGDHFFEGNLEAWRALEEALQAGKLRAIGVSNFEQVDLDNILENGSVKPAVNQFLAHIGNTPHELIKYTHGRGVQVEAYSPFGHGEILGNDTAKQIAANYDASVSQLAIRYCLQLGLLPLPKSTTPDHIRANTQVDFTISDTDMATLRALAFHDYGEASDFPVYAKKARAS from the coding sequence ATGATCCTCGAAGAAACCTACACTCTCAACAATGGCGTCACGATTCCCAAGATCGGCTTCGGCACCTGGCTGATCGACGATGGCGAGGTGGAAGCGGCTGTCGGCCACGCGCTCGATGTAGGCTATCGACATATCGACACTGCGCAGGCGTATGAGAATGAACGCGGTGTGGGCGCGGCGATCCGCAGTAGCACGATAGCGCGCGACGACATCTTCGTCACCAGCAAGCTCGCCGCCGAGGTCAAGTCGCTGGAAGAGGCGCGCACCGCTATCGATGGCTCGCTGAAGGAGATGGGTCTCGACACGATCGACCTGATGATCATCCACAGCCCGCAACCCTGGGCCAACTTCCGTGAGGGTGACCATTTCTTTGAAGGCAACCTTGAGGCGTGGCGCGCGCTCGAAGAGGCGCTGCAGGCGGGCAAGCTACGCGCGATTGGCGTCTCCAATTTCGAGCAGGTCGATCTAGACAACATCCTCGAGAACGGCAGCGTCAAGCCCGCGGTAAATCAGTTCCTCGCCCATATCGGCAACACACCGCATGAACTGATCAAATACACGCACGGTCGGGGCGTCCAGGTCGAAGCCTATTCGCCATTCGGCCATGGCGAGATCCTTGGCAACGACACCGCAAAGCAGATCGCCGCGAATTACGATGCCAGTGTGTCGCAGCTCGCGATCCGCTATTGCCTCCAGCTCGGCTTGTTGCCGCTGCCCAAGTCCACGACGCCCGATCACATCCGCGCCAACACGCAGGTCGATTTCACAATCTCGGACACTGATATGGCGACGTTGAGGGCACTCGCATTCCATGACTACGGCGAGGCAAGCGACTTCCCAGTCTACGCCAAAAAGGCGCGCGCAAGCTGA
- a CDS encoding carboxymuconolactone decarboxylase family protein — protein sequence MKLATIPAIALAAAVPAAAQDHAPTSETKMTVSPALQQTTEAELFGRVWQNDQLSRRDRGLVTLAALIARNQTASIDQYAAIALDAGVKPAEISETLYHLAFYAGWQNAMEAVPAVAKVFEERGIEQSAMPPVDSADMLPLDKEAEAQRQETVSSNFGNVSQGVVTDTTDLLFQDLWLRPALAPRDRSLVTVAALIGAGHYDQITFHLNRAMDNGLTKPEASGMLHHLAFYAGWPKVFSAMPVAKKVFQSREN from the coding sequence ATGAAGCTGGCAACCATCCCCGCCATCGCGCTCGCCGCCGCCGTCCCCGCCGCTGCGCAGGATCACGCCCCCACTTCGGAGACCAAAATGACCGTATCGCCCGCCCTCCAGCAGACCACCGAGGCCGAATTGTTTGGTCGCGTGTGGCAGAACGACCAGCTCTCGCGGCGTGACCGCGGTCTCGTCACGCTCGCCGCGCTGATCGCCCGCAACCAGACCGCGAGCATCGACCAATATGCCGCGATCGCGCTGGATGCCGGGGTGAAGCCCGCCGAGATATCCGAAACGCTCTACCACCTCGCGTTCTATGCCGGATGGCAGAATGCGATGGAGGCGGTGCCCGCGGTCGCCAAGGTGTTCGAGGAACGCGGAATCGAGCAAAGCGCGATGCCGCCGGTCGATTCCGCCGACATGCTGCCGCTCGACAAGGAGGCCGAGGCGCAGCGGCAGGAAACCGTCTCCAGCAATTTCGGCAACGTGTCGCAAGGTGTGGTGACTGACACCACCGATCTGCTGTTCCAGGACCTATGGCTGCGTCCCGCTCTCGCTCCGCGCGACCGCAGCCTGGTGACCGTCGCCGCGCTGATCGGGGCGGGCCACTACGACCAGATCACCTTCCACCTAAACCGCGCGATGGACAACGGCCTGACCAAGCCGGAAGCCTCCGGGATGCTGCACCATCTCGCCTTCTACGCAGGCTGGCCGAAAGTGTTCTCGGCCATGCCGGTCGCGAAGAAAGTGTTCCAGAGCCGGGAGAACTGA
- a CDS encoding RNA polymerase sigma factor, whose translation MVDDKALRAWFATEVLPFERELMHFIARHSRQSEEVIDVRQESYERALKGARGGLPRSARRYVLTIARNVLIDRARRERVVSFDHIADLENIVAEADRFSPDHHLEARDELRRAMAGLEQLPPRCREVVRLRRVEGLSIRETAAGLGVSEHTVERQLTLGLRALVDYMHGGEGRIDRTGRGRPKHRKVER comes from the coding sequence ATGGTCGATGACAAAGCCCTGCGCGCTTGGTTCGCAACGGAAGTGCTCCCGTTTGAACGGGAGTTGATGCACTTCATCGCGCGCCATAGCCGCCAAAGCGAGGAAGTGATCGACGTCCGTCAGGAAAGCTATGAGCGTGCGCTGAAAGGCGCGCGCGGCGGGCTGCCGCGCTCGGCGCGCCGCTATGTCCTCACCATTGCGCGAAACGTGCTGATCGATCGCGCTAGGCGCGAGCGCGTCGTCTCCTTCGATCACATCGCGGATCTCGAGAACATCGTAGCAGAGGCAGACAGATTTTCGCCCGACCATCATCTCGAGGCCCGCGACGAGTTGCGTCGCGCAATGGCGGGACTGGAACAACTGCCTCCGCGTTGCCGCGAAGTGGTGCGCCTTCGCCGGGTGGAAGGCCTGAGCATACGGGAGACTGCTGCTGGCCTGGGCGTGAGCGAGCATACCGTGGAGCGCCAGCTTACGCTGGGCCTGCGCGCGCTGGTAGACTATATGCATGGTGGAGAGGGCAGGATCGACCGAACCGGCCGAGGCCGTCCGAAGCATCGGAAGGTCGAGCGATGA
- a CDS encoding MFS transporter, producing the protein MAARLAPLDAANNAAPTSRGWLLALTSAATLLSLVIFTVPLTTVTATADALGAGPGAQAWILSAMPLGAATGLLATGTLGDQHGRRLVFLIGLVVCALSSAVAALSVEPLLLIAMRVVQGLGAAALMSCGLGLLGHHFARGREQTHATSIWAACLGAGVAIGPIMAAYGTRGFDWSAAYWATTLLSTALLLPSLFLLPRDTPQTGQRTDWLGTALLMAGLALVMAGLTDMRQGLGQPLVWVLLVGGAVALALLVRVERSRADPLIDFALFREASFVGATVAAFASGAGILALMSLVPVILARGLGVGIIASAFILTAWSATSVIAALAARALPEHWEPRWIIVAAILACALAQALLYAPAQGPMLLRFLPALFLAGAANGLLNSALGQQAVATVPDGKSGAGSGANNTARYLGSAIGITVSAILIAHGGEVGGIDGLIAGWNEAVIATVLFSLLGAGAVACAR; encoded by the coding sequence GTGGCGGCTAGACTCGCCCCCCTGGACGCCGCAAACAACGCCGCCCCCACCTCGCGCGGTTGGCTGCTTGCGCTGACCTCCGCCGCGACGCTGCTGTCGCTGGTGATCTTCACCGTGCCGCTGACCACGGTGACCGCGACCGCCGATGCGCTGGGCGCCGGACCGGGCGCGCAGGCGTGGATCCTCAGCGCCATGCCGCTGGGTGCCGCGACCGGCTTGCTCGCCACCGGCACGCTGGGCGATCAACACGGGCGGCGGCTGGTGTTCCTGATCGGCCTCGTCGTCTGCGCGCTATCATCTGCCGTGGCCGCGCTATCGGTCGAGCCGCTGCTGCTGATCGCGATGCGCGTAGTTCAGGGCTTGGGCGCGGCGGCCCTGATGAGCTGCGGGCTCGGCCTTCTCGGCCATCACTTCGCCCGCGGGCGTGAGCAGACCCACGCCACCTCAATCTGGGCGGCCTGCCTGGGCGCGGGCGTCGCGATCGGCCCGATCATGGCCGCCTACGGCACGCGCGGCTTCGACTGGAGCGCCGCCTATTGGGCGACCACGCTACTTTCCACAGCGCTTTTGCTCCCCTCGCTATTCCTCTTGCCACGTGACACGCCGCAAACTGGACAGCGCACCGACTGGCTCGGCACCGCGCTGCTGATGGCGGGTCTGGCGCTGGTGATGGCGGGGCTGACCGATATGCGGCAAGGCCTCGGCCAGCCGCTCGTCTGGGTGCTGCTGGTTGGCGGCGCGGTCGCGCTCGCACTCTTGGTGCGCGTCGAACGGTCGCGTGCCGATCCGCTAATCGATTTCGCGCTGTTCCGCGAAGCTTCCTTCGTTGGAGCGACCGTCGCCGCCTTCGCTTCGGGCGCAGGCATCCTCGCGCTGATGAGCCTGGTGCCCGTCATCCTCGCGCGCGGGCTCGGTGTCGGGATCATAGCGAGCGCCTTCATCCTGACCGCGTGGTCCGCCACCAGCGTCATCGCCGCCCTGGCCGCCCGCGCGTTGCCAGAGCATTGGGAGCCACGCTGGATCATCGTCGCGGCGATCCTCGCCTGCGCGCTGGCGCAGGCGCTGCTCTATGCCCCGGCGCAGGGTCCGATGCTGCTGCGCTTCCTGCCCGCGCTGTTCCTCGCGGGCGCGGCCAATGGCCTGCTCAATAGCGCGCTCGGCCAGCAGGCAGTCGCAACCGTGCCCGACGGCAAGAGCGGCGCCGGAAGCGGTGCCAACAACACCGCGCGCTATCTCGGTTCGGCGATCGGGATCACCGTGAGCGCGATCCTGATCGCGCACGGCGGCGAAGTCGGCGGCATAGACGGGTTGATCGCAGGTTGGAACGAGGCGGTGATCGCCACCGTCTTATTTTCGCTATTAGGTGCGGGCGCGGTCGCATGTGCACGATGA
- a CDS encoding FecR domain-containing protein — protein sequence MSRAREIEQTAASWLVRREQPDWSAEQDAALQQWIAESMEHRAAFWRLEIGWEATERLAAMRSSERPERRHFRWLAPAVAIAASLLIVCSVAILALSSNGTKPPKMVEVATAVGARKQVDLTDGSQITLNTDSTMRTSLAEGERRVWLDRGEAFFDVAHDANRPFTVFAGHSKVTVLGTKFSIRRDGDTTIVTVAQGRVRVQDLSANEDQRATVITAGDMIAARGTSMLVAKQSTQWVEDSLSWRQGVLTFDQVTLEDAAREFNRYNRRQILIRDPQAAAIRIGGSFDAHDIDAFARLLRTAFGLRVASDEDTIKIIS from the coding sequence ATGAGCCGCGCACGGGAAATCGAGCAGACCGCGGCTTCTTGGCTGGTCCGACGTGAACAGCCGGACTGGTCGGCCGAGCAGGATGCCGCGCTCCAACAATGGATTGCCGAAAGCATGGAACACCGAGCTGCGTTCTGGCGTCTCGAGATCGGCTGGGAGGCAACCGAGCGGCTTGCAGCGATGCGGAGCTCGGAACGCCCGGAACGGCGACATTTTCGCTGGCTGGCGCCTGCCGTCGCAATTGCGGCCTCTCTGCTCATTGTTTGTTCGGTCGCCATTCTGGCGCTAAGCAGCAATGGCACGAAGCCGCCTAAAATGGTTGAGGTCGCCACCGCCGTCGGCGCGCGCAAGCAAGTGGACTTGACCGACGGCAGCCAGATCACCCTCAACACCGACAGTACGATGCGCACATCCTTGGCGGAGGGAGAACGGCGGGTCTGGCTCGATCGCGGCGAAGCATTCTTCGATGTAGCGCACGACGCAAATCGGCCGTTCACTGTCTTCGCTGGCCACAGCAAGGTGACGGTGCTCGGCACCAAATTCTCGATCCGCCGAGATGGCGACACTACGATTGTAACGGTGGCGCAGGGCCGCGTTCGCGTCCAGGATCTAAGCGCAAATGAAGATCAGCGCGCGACAGTTATCACTGCGGGCGACATGATCGCCGCGCGCGGCACCTCGATGTTGGTCGCCAAGCAATCGACCCAATGGGTGGAGGATTCCCTCAGCTGGCGGCAGGGCGTACTGACGTTCGACCAGGTGACGCTCGAAGACGCGGCTCGCGAGTTCAATCGCTACAACAGACGTCAGATCCTCATCCGCGATCCGCAGGCTGCTGCGATCCGTATCGGAGGCTCGTTCGACGCGCACGACATCGACGCCTTCGCGCGCCTGCTTCGCACCGCTTTCGGCCTTCGCGTCGCCAGCGACGAGGACACGATCAAAATTATTTCGTGA
- a CDS encoding cupin domain-containing protein: MRIQSMLAAIALALPAAAAAQDAPATEGPMVGTTAQERGGQIASDENFTGTVYVEPVFDARDPFIVNAGKVTFLPGARSNWHSHPAGQMLIVTDGTGWVATRDGQRIVMNVGDVIWTPPVVEHWHGATDGSAVSHYAVQQYENGENVVWLEPVTDAAYRGG, encoded by the coding sequence ATGCGTATCCAATCGATGCTTGCAGCCATCGCTTTGGCATTGCCAGCTGCCGCAGCCGCGCAGGACGCGCCAGCTACGGAAGGTCCGATGGTCGGGACCACTGCGCAGGAACGCGGCGGACAGATCGCGAGCGACGAGAACTTCACCGGCACCGTCTATGTCGAGCCGGTGTTCGACGCTCGCGATCCATTCATCGTCAACGCGGGCAAGGTCACTTTCCTGCCCGGTGCACGGTCCAACTGGCACAGCCACCCGGCAGGCCAGATGCTGATCGTTACCGATGGCACTGGCTGGGTCGCCACGCGCGACGGCCAGCGGATCGTGATGAACGTGGGCGACGTGATCTGGACCCCGCCGGTCGTCGAGCACTGGCACGGCGCGACAGATGGGTCCGCGGTCAGCCACTATGCGGTCCAGCAATACGAGAACGGCGAGAATGTCGTCTGGCTGGAGCCGGTAACCGACGCGGCGTATCGTGGCGGCTAG